In the Methanothermobacter marburgensis str. Marburg genome, CGCTTGAAAGCGCCCATGCCATAGCATGCCTTGAAAAATACGCCTCAAAACCTGAAAACAGGGGAAAGACTGTCATAGTTAACCTTTCAGGAAGGGGAGACAAGGACATGTTCCTTGCAGCAGGCCTTCTGGGGGTGGATCTATGAATTACGCCAGAGTAACTCAGAACGATGTATGCAGGGCTGGTCTGGAGGTGGATCTATGAATTACGCTGAAATGTTCAGCAGGGTTGAGGGATGCGCCTTTGTTCCATTTGTGGTTGCAGGGGATCCTGACATGGAGACCTCAGTTGAAATCATAAGAACACTTGTGGATGCCGGTGCAGATGCCCTTGAAATAGGTTTCCCATTCTCTGACCCCATAGCAGACGGCACAAGTGTACAGGAGGCTGATCTGAGGGCTTTAAATTCCGGGATGACCACCGATGACTGTTTCAGGTTGATAGAGAGAATAAGGGAATTCACCTCAGTACCGGTGGGTCTTCTCGTATACTACAACCTGATATACCGCATGGGTGCTGATGAATTCTACAGGAGGGCCGCCGAGGCCGGTGTTACAGGTATCCTTGCCGCGGACCTTCCCCCGGAGGAGGCCGGCGATGCCCTCAGGGCGGCTGAAAGATATGGAATTGATCAGATATTCATAGTTGCACCCACAACAGACAATCAGCGCCTCAAAATGATCTCAGAGGTTTCATCAGGGTTCCACTACCTTGTATCGGTTATGGGTGTCACCGGTGCAAGGTCCAGGGTTGAGGAGAGCACACTTGAACTCATAGAGAGGGTTAAGGGGGCAGGAAGCCTTCCTGTGATGGTCGGCTTTGGTGTTTCACAGCCAGAACATGTGAGAATGCTTGCTGACGCAGGTGCCGATGGTGTTATAGTTGGAAGTGCAATCATAGACCTGATATCCAAAAATCTTGATGACAGGGAAAGGATGCTTCAGGAGATATACGAAATGGTCAGAAAAATGAAGACCGCTGCAGGGGGGTCCAGATGAGGTTTGAGGGGATAATGAATGATATAATGGACTTCAGGAACCTCAGTGAGGATGAGGCCCACGATTTAATGGAGATGATAATGGATGGTGAAATGGGGGATGTGCAGATCGCCGCATTACTCACAGCCCTTGCAATGAAGGGGGAGACCGTGGATGAGATCACAGGGTTTGCAAGGGCAATGAGGGAGAGGGCAGTGAAGGTTAAAATCCCTGAATCCATGAGGGTCGTTGATGCATGTGGAACAGGGGGTGACAGGTTCAAATCATACAATGTGAGCACCGCAGCAGCAATAATAGCCGCCGCAGCCGGTGTTAAGGTTGCAAAACACGGCAACAGGGCGGTTACAGGTTCATGCGGCGGTGCAGATATACTTGAGGCCGCGGGTGTCAACATAGAGCTGGGACCTGAAGCTGCATGCAGGTCTCTTGAAACTCTGGGAATAGCCTTCATGTTTGCACCACTCTTTCACAGGGCAACCGCCAGGGTGGCACCCGTAAGGAGGGAACTTGGCTTTAAGACGGTATTCAACATACTGGGGCCCCTAACATCCCCTGCATCAGCAGAGGTACAGCTCCTGGGGGTATTTGATCCCTACCTTGTTGGTCCAGTTGCAGAGGTCCTCAGAAACCTTGGTGTTAAAAGGGCTATGGTTGTCCATGGCTTTGATGGTAACATGAACCCTGCGATGGATGAGATATCCACGGTGGGCCCAACACTTGTGGGTTTCCTTGAGGATGATGAGATAGGGATTAAGAGGCTCATGCCACCGGATTTCGGTGTTGATGTTGGGCAGCTACAGCACCTGAAGGCGGCATCAACTGTTGATGGAAACCTCAGAATGTTCATGGATGTCCTCGCTGGACTTGATGATACTCCTGGGAGGAAATCGCGCCTGGATATCGCCCTTGCAAATGCAGGTGCACTGATATACCTTGCTGAAATGGAGGATACACTTGAAGGTGGAACAGAAGCTGCAAGAGAAACAGTTGAATCTGGAGCTGCACTCCGTTTAATGGAAGATTTCGCATCCTTCACTCAGAACCTGTAAAAGTGAATGGGCCCGCTGGGATTCGAACCCAGGGCCTCACGGTTATCAGCCGTGCGCTCTAACCACCTGAGCCACGGGCCCATGAAGCATTTAAGAATCAGTGGGGTGATTCCAACTTTTGGAATTCATCATATATATGCTTTTCTGTCCGGGAATCCAGCAGTTTTTTCAGCATCAACCCCGTAAAATCCCGAGGTCCTCTGCTGCTTTGATGATCTCAGTGATTTCAGATGCGGTCCTTTCAGGGGTCCTGTTTTCAACCACACTGACAATGGATCCCATGAGGGCTGCGCATACGAACATTGCTGTTCGTAGTAACTCCATGTGCTCCCTCAGGGTTGAGGGATTATCATGCATTCTCCTTTTGGAGTCAGCAATCCTCCTTTTAATTATATCCTGGGGATCCGCTTCGAGGATTATGATGAGATCAGGGGTTATGAACTCCACCGGAAGTGAAACAAGGTAACCGATGGGTGACCTGTCAAGTCCGTGGAGATCCAGGAGCACCCCCTTCATTTCAGATACTCTGTGGGCGGCTTCACGCCAGATGCTGTGCTGCTGATCCATCGGGAGGCTGAAAAGTTCCTCCAGTGTACCTGCAAGGCCTCTCTCCTCTGCAACTTCAAGCATCAGTTCTCCATAATTGATGAAGGTATGATCCAGTTTTTCAGAGAGAATCCTGCATAGGGTGGTCTTTCCTACACCTGGCACGCCCACAATGGCAATGGTTTCAGGAAAACCCGGCATGAGACTGATATCATTTATTTACCATTTCACTTATGGCATCTGCCATCATATGGCCTTCCACTGTGATCTCGGCCCGGTCGATGCCCTCAACCTCTTCAGCAACAGTTCTTGCATCCATTGCCATCCTGGCGGCGCTCATGCATCCAGGGTTTGTGGGCCGGATCGTTATCTTTGCAATGGTTTCACCCTTCTCCTCGATTTCGATGTTTTCAACGAGACCCATCTCCACTATGCTTATACCCATGTGTGGGTCTGCAACCTTTTTGAGAGCTTCCTTAACCTTTTCCAAGAGTTCTTCTGACATTATTATTACCTCAGCTGGTATTTTGATAATCACTGTTGTGATTCTCTATTTTTAAGTTAACCCTATTTAAAGATGTCCATTATCAGCCGCCCTGAAAAAGAATTTTAAGACATCAAATAATTAAATAAAGGCTATTTTAAACTTTTTCTGCGCCTTAACCTAACAGCAACACCACGTTCTGCCTTTACCATCTCCTCGCCACATAAAACAGCCCTTCCAACACCCACGACATCTCCCTCACGGACTATTACAACCTCATCGCCGGGTATTATTCCTCTGTCGGCGTCCACTACACCCGGTGCAAATAGTGTGTTGCTCTCCAGCCTGAAATCTATCTCAACCCATTTCACGCCGAGGCTGTAAATGG is a window encoding:
- the trpA gene encoding tryptophan synthase subunit alpha; this translates as MNYAEMFSRVEGCAFVPFVVAGDPDMETSVEIIRTLVDAGADALEIGFPFSDPIADGTSVQEADLRALNSGMTTDDCFRLIERIREFTSVPVGLLVYYNLIYRMGADEFYRRAAEAGVTGILAADLPPEEAGDALRAAERYGIDQIFIVAPTTDNQRLKMISEVSSGFHYLVSVMGVTGARSRVEESTLELIERVKGAGSLPVMVGFGVSQPEHVRMLADAGADGVIVGSAIIDLISKNLDDRERMLQEIYEMVRKMKTAAGGSR
- the trpD gene encoding anthranilate phosphoribosyltransferase is translated as MRFEGIMNDIMDFRNLSEDEAHDLMEMIMDGEMGDVQIAALLTALAMKGETVDEITGFARAMRERAVKVKIPESMRVVDACGTGGDRFKSYNVSTAAAIIAAAAGVKVAKHGNRAVTGSCGGADILEAAGVNIELGPEAACRSLETLGIAFMFAPLFHRATARVAPVRRELGFKTVFNILGPLTSPASAEVQLLGVFDPYLVGPVAEVLRNLGVKRAMVVHGFDGNMNPAMDEISTVGPTLVGFLEDDEIGIKRLMPPDFGVDVGQLQHLKAASTVDGNLRMFMDVLAGLDDTPGRKSRLDIALANAGALIYLAEMEDTLEGGTEAARETVESGAALRLMEDFASFTQNL
- a CDS encoding adenylate kinase, which encodes MPGFPETIAIVGVPGVGKTTLCRILSEKLDHTFINYGELMLEVAEERGLAGTLEELFSLPMDQQHSIWREAAHRVSEMKGVLLDLHGLDRSPIGYLVSLPVEFITPDLIIILEADPQDIIKRRIADSKRRMHDNPSTLREHMELLRTAMFVCAALMGSIVSVVENRTPERTASEITEIIKAAEDLGILRG
- a CDS encoding metal-sulfur cluster assembly factor, whose amino-acid sequence is MSEELLEKVKEALKKVADPHMGISIVEMGLVENIEIEEKGETIAKITIRPTNPGCMSAARMAMDARTVAEEVEGIDRAEITVEGHMMADAISEMVNK